ataaattcataatagtcAATTGCAGATAAAGCATAgcaattagaaatattaagtGGCCTAATTGGTTATCgtcagtttattttttttaaattaatatttttaaccaagattgtaaatataagtatacattacattaatagtaattactgATTAGcttattcatattttctatatttaaccTAACCTCAAGCCCCCCCCCCGATTTCCGCCAATGCACATtagtcaaataatataaaataaaatgtaaaataattgtttatatgtatacaatatactcaaataataacttaaactttagtataagtttttaaaaataaaaaattatatcttattgtcgaagaaaattaacaatagcatttaaaaaattggaatGTCCCTAGTGCTATCATTGTATTCTTCACAAATGTGTTTGAATAAatctttcttttcttttttgttgGTGGTCCAATGGTACCTAGTTGACGCTGTGTGACTTTAGTTTTGTCTGCAGCATTTTCATGCCGCATCCCTCCATAAGACATTTCTATATACGcccctgatatatatatatattaacaagtaACAACAATTAAAAGCTCAACTCAGGCCTCAGGGGTGGATtgagatataaaattatatagacacCGGATCAGTCCCTAGATccttatctattataatatacatttttttatttatagaattttatttctcTTGTCAAaatgcttattatattatttgagtatttGAGCTAATTTTATTAGCAAATAAAGTTTaatccatttattattttcagaaaaacgaaacaattttatttgaaactaagattaatttacattttattttatattattttattaatttatgtattataatataatatatttatattttattaaatttattagaaagtAAAGTGTAATGCacttattttcgaaaaaacgGATATATTTGGATATTTTGTCCTAGATTCTGCataggcatattatattaaataaaattcaaaaatgttatggaAAACATAGTTATGCTATTAAtaagttacattattaatatttaataattaattataaataacagtttGTTCATTACTGCTAGCTGTCGGCTCGCATCTGTGATATTGACCAATTATGTAttcgtgttatatttttaacatagaaCGATAATCAATAGAACAACAGCTTTATACTCATTATTGTCTTATTTGACTGCTGCCTATTAgatgaaaagtaaaaaatgtttatcagtaataataattattatgtatttgtttacTAAAAGGCAAAAATGAATgtgagaaacaaaaaaaagaaaaggaagaaaacatttcaaaacttataaaataactttttaaatgctATTTAGTTGTCAACAGAGTGtaagtataaaactatttatttaattatgtaattttgaatatataattaacatgtttagaatattttaactgtaaataaattgtgtaagGTCCTGtaatatgcaatttaaatgttttatttgcaATTTCTGTGACAAGTGGAAGAGTGCATTTTCTAAATTAGCCATTGTGAAATCTAAACTTAGAAGCATACTGACACAAGAGCGTTTTGATCcacttatatgatatttattaagcaGCAATTATCATTCAAGGTTGACATTGAAGTAATAGAAGAATTCTAAATTCTTGTACCAATAAAAAGATGACTTAagctaaaatctaaaaatatacaaattataccactttataaaagataaagaCAGAAactaattgaaaacaattttaacccCTCCCCCTCAAAAAAGCCCACTAAGCCCCCTCAAACATtcttacaaacataaaaattttgtagattcatttttatatattatattcttaaaaaacaagaaatataacacataataatttttatattataaatttgtttgtataatattttacataatattttatacgaaaattaaaaatataagttggaACACTGTCctataatgatttgttttatcgtctgtcaaatataacaaaatatataaaattatattgatttggaaatacaatatacactgattcttttatcataaaacactcattatttcaaaaagtattcttgtttttgaaaatatttttttacataatttcaagttgttgaaaaaacaacgtttttattaaaaaattatgtttttaaatattttttaaattatttacttttttaaatgacaacatagagttttaatttcaattttcataatccaaagcaaaataattttctgaatattttgatacatataaattgaatttagggcgagtagttaatgagttatacgtatttaaagtttagacaagcaGAGTAGTGGACTAACATTTTGCGGGATAACTCCATACCACTCCACTCTATgcatataaactttaaatacttataactcataaactactcgccctaaattcgatttttatgtattaaaatactcagaaaattattctgctttgaaatgtgaaaataaaactctatgttgtcattcaaaaaagtaaataacttaaaaaatatttaaaaatataattttttaataaaaacgtttttttaacaacttgaaattatgtaaaaaaatgttttcaaaaacatgaatactttttgaaataatgtgtgttttatgataaaagaatcaccgtgtataataatttttcacagttaaaaaaattgttattttttctagattttcatttagaGTGGTAGATTACCGAAACAAGAGAACGGGTTTTGTTATTTGGtgtcttgttagattcactTAGTCTAGGAAAAGTGCTGTGAAGATTTTTAGAACTTTATCGTCAATTGTTAACTCACTACAAAGCTATAaagctgaaaaacataaaaaaactcccaataaaatgtgttttaatttttttttttaagttttgtagtgaataattataaaatattaagttctgaaaatcttcactgcacttctcctagccaatgtgaatctaacaagaccccaAACAACAAAATTCGCTCTCCAGTTTTAGAGATCTATCTCACTAaatgaaaacgaaaataaaatccattatacatacatattgcatacaattaatacatttttaacggcTTTGTTTTATGAGAAAAATCGTAGCCCCCCAACTTTTTCAATGGATTTCCACCTATGCTAATATGCagtatattttgtgatattattactatttataacgtaatttatgtattttaatttaatatatttattttttattagatttattataaattaaagtgtaATGCgcttatttttggaaaaacgGATAGGTATATTTGGATATTTTGACCGATTACTGCCTATGCAAGCATTTTTTGTGTCTATCTCTTTAGTCTCTACTCATTatgtaactataaatttaaattttatttttattggattctaataaaaatcatcaattaagaaattttaccGAATTTGTGATACAAAGTAGCTCAATAATGGAATTATAATGGGCTCCTTGAGTTCCTTCCGAAAATCACATACATTGCACCGGCAACTGGCTTATCTTGTAGGTCGGAGGAGACGCACATCTAATGTATTTCATTGCTTTCCCCGtcggttttataatttaaatttctttcaaatactgaaatagtaaaataccTACTCTCAGAGTAGTCAGTACTCTATAATctgtataactattttttataataacataatagagaatattttgtttttactaatCTCTATTGTTGTTTTCTTATCTGTCAACAACATTGAATCACGTTATTAtcttttgtaatttgtacttTTGTACGCAACATCAATACATCATATGATTCACAGATCACGGTGTtgatagtaaatactaaatactaaataaaataatatggtaatggttaatactatataatattatgtctataaagAAAGTGTaagtttttatctttttaattttattttcgtaagTTGAATACTTAGCTGTTGATTATTACacgtttattatgtttataaagttttacttaaaataaatcctataagtaaattaaaattaccaacTCGATTTTGGTCGTTGTATAAAGATAGTTTGATTTCAGTGTAGCCCATTAACTATAAAGACGTAAGttttattgttcattaaaaGTATCCAACAAcccaatattgtaatacattctAAAGAATCTagtaagaaattattatttatttaattgttttaatattatttatatataggtaacttATTCAATTGCATATAGTTTtacattaacaattattttcgtCTTTACTCAATAAATTAGACTAGATATTGCAACAAATCAATGTATACTAATTAccgtaaatttatttgatgattATTAGTAATCGTATTAATAGTACATTTgtgatttataacattttcattggTTTaggacatttaattatttttcaaataagattTGTAgacatgtatttattaattatttatagttaagttatttatagttaacagACTACAGACATTAGtcggtgtatatattttaattaatgatgttgttttaatatgttttaggaggataaatattaatttaaaatgatacgaATCGAAGAAAgccttttaaaatcatatctaACCAtggtaagttataaaataatgttttaattacaataatttaatataatacacgataTTTGAAAAACTTACCTTGTTATCAACTCATAACTTACTCTTTCTCAAAAGGAGTGTAAAGTGTAGTAACTTCTGAATCATAAATGCCTCAAAGTGAACAGGGCTGGCTTTAAATCTTTCAGCACACaatgtatgaattattttggCGTTCCTCACTctgatcaaaatttaatttagacatTTCTCACACtccctatttatttttgcaccCTCTGGCATTGCACATGCCGATCATATCTAAAGCCAGTCCTGGAGTTGGAATTTAGTGatatttcaaaacttataatatataataactaaataacaatTAGCCCACAAAATAGAATAGATTTAGAGGTATACttctttgtaaatttttttagaactaaATATCATATCCATACACAGAATGTATCACAATGATCTGACACattcaaatgtaattattttataaaaatcgtcATATTACCAtgatacactatatattatatagttatgaaTGTAAGGATGTAGATAcactatattgaataaatttgttaaatatatatatatatatttataaattaaaaatatgttattgtaggttataatgtatttaatatttataatatgaaatattagaactgaatacatagtataatttttatatttcttgtacgtttaatatttcatattgatTCTATTTCAGTATAAATTTcctgaaaatacaaaaaaagaaatcataaaaacgttaaattattatcatggactcatttgtaattttgagacattttgtaagttatttgtatcatatttgttatttgtaagtatttgtatttaagtttttataatcaataatttttttttcagtattttcaAATAGAATTGAAAAGAAACTAGTTAATTTGAGTGGTACTATTCCTGTTACATTTAAAGGTAATtactttaagtttataattttgtattgttattttattataagaataattaattatctaattttattcttaaaggCACCACTTATCACATTCCAATTAGTATCTGGCTGATGGATACACATCCAAATAATGCACCAATCTGTTATGTGAAACCTACATTGGATATGCGaattaaaatgtcaatgtATGTTGATCATAatggtaaaatttatttgccatatttacataattggACTCcggtaatacattaaattataattatatttaatttgtgctaattagtaattttaaattatatatattaaccttTTTAGACTACTTCCAATCTTCTTGATTTAATTGGAGTAATGACAGCAACTTTCTCAGAAACACCACCTGTATATTCAGTTGTTAGAACTGAACCCCCTGTAAATCCTGTTGCTTATCCTACTCAAATGCGTaagtttaattcatatttggtatacttttatttttggttgaaaatttgtgaatattgtaattatatttcaatcaaAATTACTAGTCagtttcattattattctacGTATGAGTGACTTAGTAAAGTATAAActgactataaaaataaaagttatattagatataatgttttgatatttattttatgaatatatgactaaattataaacatgacTTTTATCAATTTGCAAAATAAGTgcctatcaattatttttatgaaattaggCTATAGGATAGAcaagtattttgtttaatcatgtaatttttattttttaaaactttgtaatttttgacaaCTTagggaaaataattttgttaaaaaaaaacaaaattatagattatgaCCTCTCTAAAGATACCATTTATGTAGTTTATTATACTCAATTGACATTAAGAAGGAAACTTGATAGCTGACTTTTACTTAGTTGCGTGTATTTACTACACGGAAGATGAACAGATGGTGACTTTATGTGGGCGATAATCCAGTGATGTCTGATCACCAACTGACAAAAACCTAACGTCAtaggaatataattttaattattattattcattttttcatatGTACATTTAGCATATGGTGGGACTGGTTCAAACGTGATGTTGCCATATTCTTCAATACCAACATCATCGACTGCTACTTCTAATCCTTCTACAACATACCATGGAAATTCTAATACTCCTTATcctttgtataataatcagtTTCCAACACCTTCGCCTTATCCAACAGGTTCAGCAAATACATCAAATTTTCTATCTTATACTCCACCATATACAACTCAAAATTCTTCACAAAACTGTCCATATCCACAGCAACCTGCAGCAACTAGACCAGAATATCCTCCTTACCCACCAACTAATAGTAATTTGCCTAATACTTCTACCACAGgggtaagtttattttttttcatttgaattaataaattagtaaacctaaagtataaataaaataaattctcataataactgtaatttgtattaatttattaaatacaaaataataattatttatcgcctataatttttcaataacattatttaaatgactatcagatattcattaaaatactagacaacataaatattaatatgcaaataaaagTAAGGacacaattaaatacaaaataaaatgatttattgtgTCCTCATATATGATATTgtgaaactaataattaatttattgtatgtaaggataaaagataaattaattttattatctagttttaatagtatgtgcttttattatttttaattgaaaataagaaCCATTTTGTATTGTCCATAACTGCTATTAAGAGTTTTCTATATTAATGAAGTTTTGTtgcttatgtatattttatagaatgtttgctaacatgttatattaattgtaaagcataatttatatagatttgaagattttttgatctatatttattttacttataccattcaataaataaatatttgtatatttgttacTACCATAGTTGAGTGACGGTGGTACAATAACTGAAGAACATATTAAAGCTTCTTTATTATCTGC
This sequence is a window from Rhopalosiphum maidis isolate BTI-1 chromosome 1, ASM367621v3, whole genome shotgun sequence. Protein-coding genes within it:
- the LOC113561059 gene encoding tumor susceptibility gene 101 protein, which translates into the protein MDTHPNNAPICYVKPTLDMRIKMSMYVDHNGKIYLPYLHNWTPTTSNLLDLIGVMTATFSETPPVYSVVRTEPPVNPVAYPTQMPYGGTGSNVMLPYSSIPTSSTATSNPSTTYHGNSNTPYPLYNNQFPTPSPYPTGSANTSNFLSYTPPYTTQNSSQNCPYPQQPAATRPEYPPYPPTNSNLPNTSTTGLSDGGTITEEHIKASLLSAIEDKVRRRFNEQMAQNKAELDILQHSQRELSLGKNKLDCILTSLNKEKSELEQNIQVLRDKELELEMAISKLSKEDNIDIDDAVTTTAPLYKQILNAFAEEAATEDAIYYMGEALRRGVIDLDVFLKQVRSLSRKQFMLRALMQRCRHKAGLVA